The sequence gtcattccttcattcattcattcaatcatatttattgagcgcttactgtgtgcagagcaccatactaagctcttgggaagtacaagtacaattttttatatagtacaagttggcaacatacaagttGTCAGGTAGATGGTAAGGACCTGGCCACAACTGAAGGGAATATGAGGCTAAGGAGAGGGATTTTGGACCAATACATCTTCTCTGTTACACCCTAGATAAGACCCTCTCTTATTGTCATGGGGACTGCAGCAAGCAATGATGGGACCTTCCCAGGGACTTAGCACCACTCCATAGACTTCTCTTCTCCAGGATCCTTATGCTTTCTTTCTCAAAAGTATTCCCTGTCCAAATTAGagaaattaaaatattttctcAAGAAGGCTAACACTTCCCTATACATTTTCTTCTAGAAGTTCTGGAAAAGAAAAACTTGAAACCACCTTCCCCACAGGACACCCTAAAGACTGACATTTTTGCCTGCTTGGTAGCCATCGGATTCCTGCTGATCATAGTTACAGTTTTCCAAATACTGATTTTTTCTATACGAAGTGAGTTGGTTTTTCATCTTACAACTGCCAAGGGAAGCATTGTGCTAATGGAAGTTTAAGGGAAACATctattcagtcaatcagcttTGACTTTGCTTACTGTAACAGCTGATCCCATAAGCTCAGTTTCCACTCTGGAAACTTTCGAAGATGGCTTCATTCCTATGGGTTCTGTGCCCATTTTTGAGAATCAGTCCAGTCTATGCCAAGAGAAGTAACCAAAGTTCCCTCCTAATCTGGGGTTTTGCAGCCAGGACCATGCGTTAGAGGCCATCAAACCAGAGGTTTCCTGGAATCACCAGTGTTACATGGTAGGAGCACTTAGTGAGCTCCCAcctggtatggtgctctgtactatATTCTTGAAAATTACAGAATCATAGAATGTTATGATCCCTGCATATAAGGAACTTATAGTGAAGTTGCAATTTTTTGTCATTCCCccttagagtggtcaaaatacatAATTGAGCCTACATATACATGAGTACTGAGAATGATATTGAATAAATTAGTTAACACTAGAATTGGTTGGTGGAATTGTGTGGCTCGGTGTGCTGGGAGATTCATGAGAGAAAGCTTGTTAGAGGAGGTGGTAAAGTAGGAggcctttgaatgtggggagggagtcccaatctggaggaacagtgtgagtgaggggacAGAGCTGGAGAGCCACAAGTAACGTATGTCCAGAAGTGAGCCTGAGAGGAACAAATCAAACAAGTTGGGAAAcggtgggaaaaggagaagattcattcattcattcaatcctatttattgagggctcactgtactATGCAGATGGCCTGGGGGGGTTGGATGAAGAACTTTAAGTCTAATTTGTtttatgcagagagagagaggggaagccaTTGGCGACTttagagaaaagaaaagatgTGGATAGAGAGATGCATCAACAATATGATGCTTGCCGAAGCATGTAGTTCAGGTTGAAGTGGGCAGAGGCTGGAGACTGGGAAACAAGCAAGGAGCCTAATGCAATAATTCAGTTGTAGCAGGATCAGAGCTTGTgccagagtggtagcagtttgggcaaAGTCAAAGGGGTGACCCAGGAGACGTTGAACCTAAAGAACTATCAGGATTGGGGTAAACTGCATGTGAAAGCAGAGCAATGGTGAAGCCTCAAGGATGACACTGAAATTTCATGTTTCTTGAGTATGGAGTCTGTTGGCATTATCGATTTAGATTGGAAAGAGTTGAGGAGTGGATTTTGGGGGAAAGATGTGTGTTCTGTTAAAGGGTTATGTTCCCTGGGCCCCACCCACCACAGGGTGAGAGGGGACGTGCTTATTTGTCTTTTTATTGGttttgattatagtatttgttaagtgcttactatgtaccaggcactacactaaaccttggggtagatacaagataacgaggttaggcacagcccctgtttcacatggagctcacactcttaatccctattaatCCCTTTATCCctttctccaggcttgcatctccttctgcctttaagacatctctcctTCGAtatccttccatcacctcaaacttaacacgtccaaaacagaactccttatcttcccacccaaaccctgacttctcccggactttcctgtcactctagatggcaccaccatcctttctgtctcacagacccataaccttggcttctctctctcattcaacccacatatctaatctgtcaccaaatcctttcgggTCTCACCTttacaaaatcactaaaatcagctctttcctctccatccaaaccgctaccacattagtacaatcattcatcctatcccaactggattacggcatcagcctccttgctgatttcccaacctcctgtctctcgccactccagtccatacttcactccactgcccggattatctctgtacagataGGTTCAGGACGTGTACctcacctcctcaaaattctccagtggttgcctaaccacctccatgtcaaacaaaaactactcaccattggctttaaagcactccaccaccctgtcccctcctagctcacctcccttctctccttctacaacctaaccCACACATATTGAAGCATTGTGCCTTGATCTTctctgtctcgccatcgacccctgatcCACATTCAACCTCTGGCTTGGGACGCttttcctcctcaaattcaccagacaattactctcagcctcttcagagccttactgaaggtacatctccttcaaaaggccttctcagacaaaaccccacttttcctcatctcccactcccttctgcctctccctggctTGCTCCTTTTGGTCTTCCCcaatctccccactccacagtacttatgtatatatctgtaattttatttatttatattgatatttgttaatttgtATTGAGGCCATCtccccccgcctagactgtgagcttgctattggcagggattgtcactcataACTGCTGAGTCGtcttttctcaaatgcttagtacaatgctctacatacagtaagcacttaataaattcgattgaatgaatgaatgaataaacgaatgaattatGAGAAAGTGCACTATGTAGAGTTTCCCAAATGATATACTGCTTGCAAGATCCAAAATGTAGACCCAAAAAATGCTGTTAAAAATGATTGATAATTAATGATAGCAGTGCAAATATCTATCAAAGACTATAAATTAGatgcttctgttcattcattcgctcttcttttgtatatatacatatttaaatACTTTGTTTTCTAGGTATTTCTTTCACACACTGTATTCagcaaaaaaaaacctttcactaGCAAAATTGAGTGTCTGCCATCATTTGTCTCTAATAAATCTATAATTAAGGTTGGTATTCATCTCTGTGCTTCTCCTTAAACATACTGCTGCAGAATATTTTAACTGAAACACCTCACTTCCTCCCCTCTCAAACTTCTATGTGTTTTGACTGCCTTTAAAACAGTGAATAAAGTCTATTTCAATAGAGCATTACCTAAATTGCAGTAACGTTACCATGGATGAGCACTAAAAGAATTAATCAGTGCTactgattgaatgcttcctgcgtgcagagcactataccaagcccttgaaagagtaaaatatagcagagttgataaatATTTTCCTTGCTTacaatgaactgacagtctagtgTGTTATAAGTGGaatagctgtatatatgtattgaaTACGAGTGCATATGTCTGTATACATGCGGACATGGAAGCACGTGGATGGCTTGCAAATACCTGTATATTTGACTGCTTCATTGTGTGGCTGTGTGAATGTTGGCCTGAGAGTGGGGATGGATGTGGGAGGGTTATGTTTATGGGTGTTTATAGATCTTTGTGTGTTTATGTGATTGTCTATatggcagtgtgtgtgtgtgtgtgtgtgtgtgtgtgtgtgtgtgtgtgtgtcgaatTCTTATTTCAGTGGAAGCTGGAGGTTTGAATGTAAAGCTATAAATCTATTTGGTTTAATGAGAATTCATAAGTATGGAATTTTGATGATTTTCTGTGTATTTTTTTACAGAATACCGATGAAATATTACACGTACAGAATTTGCAAAAACCATCAGTTGAATTCAGGTTGTGAAAGTGTAGCAGAAAAACAGATGCAGTCTAATGTCAGCTCAAGAATGGGAGACTTTCCCCTGAGAGACTTCACATCACCTTCTTCTGCTACACAACCAAGCATCACCTATAGAGAAGCCCAATATTCTCCTTATGGCACAAGCACTGGTGAAACCCCCATGACAAGTCCTAGATCTCAGACAGTTTATGAGTCCTCACTCGAAGGCAGTGTCAGTGTGCTGGAACCTGGTGATACTGGAGATCTGCAGGGGGAAAGCAGTGCAGATGAAGCCAGATGGGTGGAAGACAGAAATTCCCCATCTTGGAAAACTGGGCAGGGCAATTCCGAGTAGGAGAATTAAAAGAACATTTCTCACAGctgatcaccaccaccatcatacaGCAATGGAGAGGAGCAAAAGGCACCTAGATAATGTGATCATGTACAGTGTCTTccaccttttccttcctcttcccatc is a genomic window of Tachyglossus aculeatus isolate mTacAcu1 chromosome 4, mTacAcu1.pri, whole genome shotgun sequence containing:
- the LOC119927187 gene encoding uncharacterized protein LOC119927187, producing the protein MDTSSTPCSLHPHRVAKMRRVKARWLKECLEEVEKMVNRLASVFTRKCSTDQAAFTLIFVVLSQLYGWGKAQTLPPPDTPAPYYIPSGDMDWYNSRRRAKFISFPSRLPLANTPTLDTGSSPSATKLAVTVDAICFEFVKAPEEVLEKKNLKPPSPQDTLKTDIFACLVAIGFLLIIVTVFQILIFSIRSEIPMKYYTYRICKNHQLNSGCESVAEKQMQSNVSSRMGDFPLRDFTSPSSATQPSITYREAQYSPYGTSTGETPMTSPRSQTVYESSLEGSVSVLEPGDTGDLQGESSADEARWVEDRNSPSWKTGQGNSE